In Pseudomonas fakonensis, one DNA window encodes the following:
- the lnt gene encoding apolipoprotein N-acyltransferase, with translation MRWISRPGWPGNLLALAAGASTLLALAPFGIWPLALLSIALFYAGLRTLSPRQALARGWCFGFGLYGAGTWWIYVSMNTYGGASPLLAILLLVAFFACLALFFALPAWLWARWLRRDEAPLADALGFAALWLLQEAFRGWFLTGFPWLYAGYSQLDGPLAGLAPLGGVWLVSFALALSAALICNLPRLRARPSFLAAGAVLLLAPWAIGLALKGHAWTKPAGDPLKVAALQGNVEQDLKWDPAHVNAQLALYRDMSFSSKPVDLLVWPETAVPVLKDQAQGYIDMMGAFAAERHSALITGVPVRQEVRHQRRYFNGVTATGEGDGTYLKQKLVPFGEYVPLQDMLRGLIEFFNLPMSDFARGPEDQPLLQAKGYQVAPFICYEVVYPEFAASLAARSDLLLTISNDTWFGKSIGPLQHLQMAQMRALEAGRWMIRATNNGVTALIDPFGRITTQIPQFERAVLYGEVVPMQQLTPYLQWRSWPLAIVCVLLLGWALLARRIASTV, from the coding sequence ATGCGCTGGATTTCCCGCCCCGGCTGGCCCGGTAACCTGCTGGCCCTGGCGGCCGGCGCCTCCACCCTGCTGGCCCTGGCGCCCTTCGGCATCTGGCCGCTGGCGCTGTTGTCGATCGCTCTGTTCTACGCCGGCCTGCGCACACTGAGCCCGCGCCAGGCACTGGCGCGCGGCTGGTGCTTTGGCTTTGGCCTGTACGGCGCCGGCACCTGGTGGATCTACGTCAGCATGAACACCTACGGCGGCGCCTCGCCGCTGTTGGCGATCCTGCTGCTGGTAGCGTTTTTCGCCTGCCTGGCATTGTTCTTCGCCCTGCCCGCCTGGCTGTGGGCACGCTGGCTGCGCCGCGACGAGGCGCCGCTGGCCGACGCACTGGGCTTCGCCGCCCTGTGGCTGCTGCAGGAAGCCTTCCGCGGCTGGTTCCTCACCGGCTTCCCCTGGCTTTACGCCGGCTACAGCCAGCTGGACGGGCCGCTGGCCGGGCTCGCGCCGCTCGGTGGCGTATGGCTGGTGTCGTTTGCCCTGGCCCTGAGCGCCGCACTGATCTGCAACCTGCCGCGACTGCGTGCACGCCCGTCTTTCCTGGCAGCAGGGGCTGTTTTGCTGCTGGCCCCCTGGGCCATCGGCCTGGCACTGAAGGGCCATGCCTGGACCAAACCCGCCGGCGATCCACTCAAAGTCGCTGCCTTGCAAGGCAACGTCGAGCAGGACCTGAAATGGGACCCGGCCCACGTCAACGCGCAGCTGGCGCTGTACCGCGACATGAGCTTCAGCTCCAAACCCGTCGACCTGCTGGTCTGGCCGGAAACCGCAGTACCGGTGCTCAAGGACCAGGCCCAGGGGTACATCGACATGATGGGCGCCTTTGCCGCCGAACGGCATTCGGCGCTGATCACCGGGGTGCCCGTACGCCAGGAAGTTCGTCACCAGCGCCGCTACTTCAACGGCGTCACCGCCACCGGCGAGGGCGACGGCACCTACCTCAAGCAAAAGCTGGTGCCGTTCGGTGAGTACGTACCGCTACAGGACATGCTGCGCGGGCTGATCGAATTCTTCAACCTGCCGATGTCGGACTTCGCCCGCGGCCCCGAGGATCAGCCACTGCTGCAGGCCAAGGGCTACCAGGTGGCGCCGTTCATCTGCTACGAAGTGGTATACCCCGAGTTCGCCGCCAGCCTTGCCGCGCGCAGCGACCTCTTGCTGACCATCAGCAACGACACCTGGTTCGGCAAGTCGATCGGCCCGCTGCAGCACCTGCAGATGGCCCAGATGCGCGCCCTGGAGGCTGGTCGCTGGATGATCCGCGCCACCAACAACGGGGTCACCGCGTTGATCGACCCGTTCGGCCGCATTACCACGCAGATTCCGCAGTTCGAACGCGCGGTGCTGTACGGCGAGGTGGTGCCGATGCAGCAACTGACGCCTTACCTTCAATGGCGCTCGTGGCCGCTGGCAATCGTCTGCGTGCTGCTGCTGGGCTGGGCACTGCTGGCGCGCCGCATCGCCAGTACCGTGTGA
- a CDS encoding HlyC/CorC family transporter translates to MSEDRSSNGQKSWLGKLTQAFAHEPKNRQELLELLREAHQNKLLDSEALTIVEGAIQVADLQVRDIMVPRSQMISIKASQSPREFLPAVIDAAHSRYPVIGESHDDVLGILLAKDLLPLILKENGDSFNIKDLLRPATFVPESKRLNVLLREFRANHNHMAIVIDEYGGVAGLVTIEDVLEQIVGDIEDEHDVEEDSYIKPLPSGDFLVKALTPIENFNEFFDSEFSDDEFDTVGGLVMSAFGHLPKRNETTEIGAYRFRILNADSRRIHLLRLTPITR, encoded by the coding sequence ATGAGCGAAGACCGATCGAGCAACGGGCAAAAGTCCTGGCTGGGCAAACTGACCCAGGCTTTTGCCCATGAGCCGAAAAACCGCCAGGAGCTCCTCGAGCTGCTGCGCGAAGCCCATCAGAACAAGCTGCTCGACAGCGAAGCGCTGACCATCGTCGAAGGCGCCATTCAGGTCGCCGACCTGCAGGTACGCGACATCATGGTGCCGCGCTCGCAGATGATCAGCATCAAGGCCAGCCAGTCGCCACGCGAATTCCTGCCGGCGGTGATCGACGCCGCGCACTCGCGCTACCCGGTGATCGGCGAAAGCCACGACGATGTGCTCGGTATCCTGCTCGCCAAGGACCTGCTGCCGCTGATCCTCAAAGAGAACGGCGACAGCTTCAACATCAAGGACCTGCTGCGCCCGGCCACCTTCGTGCCCGAGTCCAAGCGCCTGAACGTGCTGCTGCGCGAGTTCCGCGCCAACCACAACCACATGGCCATCGTCATCGACGAGTACGGTGGCGTGGCGGGCCTGGTGACCATCGAGGACGTGCTCGAGCAGATCGTCGGCGACATCGAGGACGAGCACGACGTCGAGGAAGACAGCTATATCAAGCCGCTGCCCAGTGGCGACTTCCTGGTCAAGGCCCTGACGCCCATCGAAAACTTCAACGAGTTCTTCGACAGCGAATTCTCCGATGACGAGTTCGACACCGTCGGCGGCCTGGTGATGAGTGCCTTCGGCCACCTGCCCAAACGCAACGAGACCACCGAAATCGGTGCCTACCGGTTCCGTATTCTCAATGCCGACAGCCGCCGGATACACTTGCTGCGCCTGACCCCGATCACACGTTAA
- the ybeY gene encoding rRNA maturation RNase YbeY has translation MLELDLQRATDAAAPDDAAFRRWCELALRQRTADSEMTIRLVDEAEGRELNHTYRHKDYATNVLSFPADVPDDLLDIPLLGDLVICVAVVEREAAEQGKTLEAHWAHLVIHGCLHLLGYDHIEDDEAEEMEALERELLAELGHPDPYADDETDTITH, from the coding sequence ATGCTTGAACTCGATCTGCAACGGGCCACGGATGCCGCAGCCCCGGATGACGCCGCCTTTCGCCGCTGGTGCGAGCTGGCCCTGCGCCAGCGCACGGCCGACTCGGAGATGACCATCCGCCTGGTCGACGAAGCCGAGGGCCGCGAACTCAACCACACCTACCGGCACAAGGACTACGCCACCAACGTGCTGTCCTTCCCTGCCGACGTGCCCGACGACCTGCTCGATATCCCGCTGCTGGGCGATCTGGTGATCTGCGTGGCGGTGGTCGAGCGCGAGGCTGCCGAACAGGGCAAGACGCTCGAGGCGCACTGGGCGCACCTGGTCATTCACGGCTGCCTGCACCTGCTCGGCTACGATCACATCGAAGACGACGAAGCCGAAGAAATGGAAGCGCTGGAACGGGAATTGCTGGCAGAACTGGGCCACCCCGACCCTTACGCCGACGACGAAACCGACACAATCACACACTGA
- a CDS encoding PhoH family protein, with the protein MNAPIQPHRFTLEPFEAHRFANLCGQFDEHLRLIEQRLAIEIRNRGNQFELIGEPRTTSAAEQLLRRLYRETKATDLSPETVHLYLQESAVENIDNPAVNEVSVSLRTRKGNIRPRGVNQQRYVKEILANDINFGIGPAGTGKTYLAVACAVDALEREQVRRILLVRPAVEAGEKLGFLPGDLAQKIDPYLRPLYDALYEMLGFEHVAKLIERQVIEIAPLAYMRGRTLNNSFIILDESQNTTLEQMKMFLTRIGFGSTAVITGDITQVDLPRGTKSGLAHVIEVLKDVPGISFTHFQPKDVVRHPLVQRIVEAYDRFEARQSKPEAPGKDA; encoded by the coding sequence TTGAACGCACCCATACAACCCCATCGTTTCACCCTCGAACCCTTCGAGGCCCACCGTTTCGCCAACTTGTGCGGCCAGTTCGACGAGCACCTGCGCCTGATCGAGCAACGCCTGGCCATCGAGATCCGCAACCGCGGCAATCAGTTCGAACTGATTGGCGAACCCCGGACCACCTCCGCTGCCGAACAGCTGCTGCGCCGCCTCTACCGCGAGACCAAGGCCACTGACCTGTCGCCGGAAACCGTCCATCTCTATCTGCAGGAGTCGGCAGTCGAGAACATCGACAACCCGGCGGTCAACGAAGTCAGCGTCTCGCTGCGCACGCGCAAGGGCAACATTCGCCCGCGCGGCGTCAACCAGCAGCGCTACGTCAAGGAAATCCTGGCCAACGACATCAACTTCGGCATCGGCCCGGCCGGTACCGGCAAGACCTATCTTGCCGTCGCCTGCGCTGTCGATGCCCTGGAACGCGAACAGGTGCGCCGCATCCTGCTGGTGCGCCCGGCGGTCGAAGCCGGCGAAAAACTCGGTTTCCTGCCTGGCGACCTGGCACAGAAGATCGATCCGTACCTGCGCCCGCTGTATGACGCGCTGTACGAGATGCTCGGCTTCGAGCACGTGGCCAAGCTGATCGAACGCCAGGTCATCGAGATCGCCCCGCTGGCCTACATGCGCGGCCGCACCCTGAACAACAGCTTCATCATCCTCGACGAAAGCCAGAACACCACGCTGGAACAGATGAAGATGTTCCTCACCCGTATCGGTTTTGGCTCCACCGCGGTGATCACCGGCGACATCACCCAGGTCGACCTGCCTCGTGGCACCAAGTCGGGCCTGGCCCACGTGATCGAGGTGCTCAAGGACGTGCCGGGTATCAGCTTCACCCATTTCCAGCCCAAGGACGTGGTGCGCCACCCGCTGGTGCAGCGCATCGTCGAGGCCTACGACCGCTTCGAAGCCCGTCAGTCCAAGCCCGAGGCGCCCGGCAAAGATGCTTGA
- a CDS encoding tetratricopeptide repeat protein, producing MNRTGRALTMGCLLLLQPLLALAEGGNSLLIPATGRCTLNAAPEDLENALKACERTAQTGDAQAQYELGEFYYSASPRNLEKALKWFEQASLQGNAQAQYRLGSMFYRGEGVKANNVQAYILLKMAAVNGAEDALDLADEVTEQMPRDELEHATQVLGQIFRKYLLELQSAEGRSPFSPLP from the coding sequence ATGAACCGCACCGGCCGCGCCCTGACTATGGGCTGCCTGTTGCTTCTTCAGCCCCTGCTGGCCCTGGCGGAGGGCGGTAACTCGTTGCTGATTCCGGCGACGGGCCGCTGCACGCTGAACGCCGCGCCGGAAGACCTGGAGAACGCCCTCAAGGCCTGCGAGCGGACGGCACAGACCGGGGACGCCCAGGCCCAATACGAACTGGGCGAGTTCTACTACAGCGCATCGCCGCGCAACCTCGAAAAAGCCCTCAAGTGGTTCGAACAAGCCTCCCTGCAAGGCAACGCCCAGGCGCAGTATCGCCTTGGCTCGATGTTCTATCGCGGTGAAGGGGTCAAGGCCAACAATGTGCAGGCCTACATCCTGCTGAAGATGGCCGCGGTCAACGGCGCCGAAGATGCCCTGGACCTGGCCGATGAAGTCACCGAACAAATGCCTCGCGACGAACTGGAGCACGCCACCCAAGTGCTGGGCCAGATCTTCCGCAAGTACCTGCTCGAGCTACAGAGCGCCGAAGGCCGTTCACCGTTCTCGCCCCTGCCTTAA
- the hemL gene encoding glutamate-1-semialdehyde 2,1-aminomutase — protein sequence MSRSEDLFAQAQKHIPGGVNSPVRAFKSVGGTPLFFKHAEGAYVIDEDDKRYVDYVGSWGPMILGHGHPEVLDAVRNQLQHGLSYGAPTAMETEMADLVCSIVPSMEMVRMVSSGTEATMSAIRLARGYTGRDAIIKFEGCYHGHSDSLLVKAGSGLLTQGVPSSAGVPADFAKHTLTLPFNDIAAVEKTLAEVGQSVACIIVEPVAGNMNCVPPAPGFLEGLRSLCDKHGVVLIFDEVMTGFRVSLGGAQGYYGITPDLSTFGKIVGGGMPVGCFGGKREIMGCIAPLGPVYQAGTLSGNPLAMAAGLTTLKLISRPGFHDELTAFTSRMLDGLQQRADAAGIPFVTTQAGAMFGLYFSGADDIVTFDDVMASDAERFKRFFHLMLEGGVYLAPSAFEAGFTSIAHGDKELQITLDAAERAFAKLK from the coding sequence ATGTCCCGTTCCGAAGACCTGTTCGCCCAAGCCCAGAAACACATCCCCGGTGGCGTCAACTCGCCCGTGCGCGCCTTCAAGAGCGTCGGCGGCACGCCGTTGTTCTTCAAGCACGCCGAAGGCGCCTACGTCATCGACGAAGACGACAAGCGCTATGTCGACTATGTCGGCTCCTGGGGGCCGATGATCCTCGGCCACGGCCACCCTGAAGTGCTCGACGCGGTCCGCAACCAGCTGCAGCACGGCCTGTCCTACGGCGCACCGACCGCCATGGAAACCGAGATGGCCGACCTGGTCTGCTCGATCGTGCCGTCGATGGAAATGGTGCGCATGGTCAGCTCGGGCACCGAAGCCACCATGAGCGCCATCCGCCTGGCCCGTGGCTACACCGGCCGTGACGCCATCATCAAGTTCGAAGGCTGCTACCACGGCCACTCCGACAGCCTGCTGGTCAAGGCCGGCTCCGGCCTGCTGACCCAGGGCGTACCGAGCTCGGCCGGCGTGCCGGCAGACTTCGCCAAGCACACCCTGACCCTGCCGTTCAACGACATCGCCGCGGTCGAGAAAACCCTCGCCGAGGTCGGCCAGAGCGTGGCCTGCATCATCGTCGAGCCAGTGGCCGGCAACATGAACTGCGTCCCCCCGGCGCCGGGCTTCCTCGAAGGCCTGCGCAGCCTGTGCGACAAGCACGGCGTGGTGCTGATCTTCGATGAAGTGATGACCGGTTTCCGTGTATCGCTGGGCGGCGCCCAGGGCTACTACGGCATCACCCCTGACCTGTCGACCTTCGGCAAGATCGTCGGCGGCGGCATGCCGGTCGGCTGCTTCGGCGGCAAGCGCGAGATCATGGGCTGCATCGCGCCGCTGGGCCCGGTCTACCAGGCCGGTACCCTGTCGGGCAACCCGCTGGCCATGGCCGCCGGCCTGACCACCCTGAAGCTGATCAGCCGCCCAGGCTTCCATGACGAACTGACCGCCTTCACCAGCCGCATGCTCGACGGCCTGCAACAGCGCGCCGATGCTGCCGGCATTCCGTTCGTCACCACGCAGGCAGGCGCCATGTTCGGCCTGTACTTCAGCGGCGCCGACGACATCGTCACCTTCGACGATGTGATGGCCAGCGACGCCGAACGCTTCAAACGCTTCTTCCACCTGATGCTCGAAGGTGGCGTGTACCTGGCGCCGAGCGCCTTCGAAGCCGGCTTCACTTCCATTGCCCATGGCGATAAAGAGCTGCAGATCACCCTGGATGCAGCCGAGCGGGCATTCGCCAAGCTCAAGTAA
- the thiE gene encoding thiamine phosphate synthase, whose translation MTLRGLYAITDSQLLAGRFLSHVEAALEGGVCLLQYRDKGDDDARRLREAEALHTLCERYGTQLIINDDAELAARLGVGVHLGQTDGPLTPARALLGRQAVIGSTCHASLELAQQAASEGASYVAFGRFFNSVTKPGAPAASVELLEQARAQVKLPVAVIGGITLDNAAPLVAHGADLLAVIHGLFGADSAQEVTRRARAFNALFAC comes from the coding sequence ATGACGCTCCGCGGTTTGTATGCGATCACCGACAGCCAGCTGCTCGCCGGCCGTTTTCTCTCCCACGTGGAAGCGGCGCTGGAAGGCGGCGTATGCCTTTTGCAATACCGCGACAAGGGCGACGACGACGCCCGTCGCCTGCGCGAGGCCGAAGCGCTGCACACGCTGTGCGAGCGCTACGGCACGCAGCTGATCATCAACGATGACGCCGAACTGGCCGCACGCCTGGGCGTCGGCGTGCACCTGGGCCAGACCGACGGCCCGCTGACGCCGGCCCGTGCACTACTCGGCCGCCAGGCGGTGATCGGTTCGACCTGCCACGCAAGCCTTGAGCTTGCGCAGCAAGCGGCCAGCGAAGGCGCCAGCTACGTCGCCTTTGGCCGCTTCTTCAATTCCGTGACCAAGCCGGGCGCCCCGGCCGCCAGCGTCGAACTGCTGGAGCAGGCCCGCGCCCAGGTCAAGTTGCCGGTCGCCGTGATCGGCGGCATCACCCTCGACAACGCCGCCCCGCTGGTCGCCCATGGCGCCGACCTGCTGGCGGTGATCCACGGCCTGTTCGGTGCCGACAGCGCGCAGGAAGTGACCCGCCGCGCCCGCGCCTTCAACGCCCTGTTCGCTTGCTGA
- a CDS encoding hydroxymethylpyrimidine/phosphomethylpyrimidine kinase, which yields MNTYSSRPVVLCLSGHDPSGGAGLQADIEALLAQGCHAAPAVTALTVQDTVNVSDFRVLDREWVLAQANAVLADSTVAAVKLGMLGSIAMVDTVAELLAAHPHLPLVCDPVLRAGGGGRLGKDEVGYALRERLLPLATIATPNLPEARILAELPEGSADECAEKLLPFCRHLLITGGHGDEVEIHNRLYSRDGQQHTWTCQRLPGSYHGSGCTLASALAGRLALGENLASAVRSALDYTWRTLRDAEQLGKGQYVPRRLPLDFCS from the coding sequence ATGAATACCTACAGCTCCCGCCCCGTTGTCCTCTGTCTCTCCGGCCACGACCCCAGTGGTGGCGCCGGGCTGCAGGCAGATATCGAAGCCCTGCTGGCCCAAGGCTGTCACGCTGCCCCTGCCGTGACCGCGCTGACCGTGCAGGATACCGTCAATGTTTCCGACTTCCGTGTGCTCGACCGCGAGTGGGTACTGGCCCAGGCCAACGCCGTGCTGGCCGACTCCACCGTAGCGGCGGTCAAGCTGGGCATGCTCGGCTCGATCGCGATGGTCGACACCGTCGCCGAACTGCTCGCTGCCCACCCGCACCTGCCGCTGGTCTGCGATCCAGTGCTACGCGCCGGTGGCGGTGGCCGCCTGGGCAAGGACGAAGTCGGCTACGCGCTGCGCGAACGCCTGCTGCCGCTGGCCACCATCGCCACCCCCAACCTGCCCGAGGCGCGCATCCTGGCCGAACTGCCCGAAGGCAGCGCCGACGAATGCGCCGAAAAACTGCTGCCGTTCTGTAGACACCTGCTGATCACCGGCGGTCACGGCGACGAGGTCGAGATCCACAACCGCCTGTATAGCCGTGACGGCCAGCAGCACACCTGGACCTGCCAGCGCCTGCCGGGCAGCTACCATGGATCAGGCTGCACCCTGGCCAGCGCCCTGGCCGGCCGCCTGGCCCTGGGCGAAAACCTCGCCAGCGCCGTGCGCAGCGCCCTGGACTACACCTGGCGCACCCTGCGTGACGCCGAGCAACTGGGCAAGGGCCAGTACGTGCCGCGCCGCCTGCCGCTGGATTTCTGCTCCTGA
- a CDS encoding sensor histidine kinase gives MRYLLIVLLGCLPMFAGAVDFDDATGRLPLGRHMQVFEDTDGSASIAQVSSPAFASRFHAHPYDVLNAGYSTSVFWLRIDLQYNATPTAKPRQWLLELAYPPLDHLELYLPDAEGGYRLAGRTGDALPYASRQIRQNNYLFELPFEPGQATTAYLRLHSQGSVQAPLTLWSAEAYMEDQPTRLYVLGMIYGVLLVMLVYNLFIYLSVRDVSYLYYILYIASFGLYQVSVNGAGIAYFWPDSPWWANASTPLFIGAAGLFGCQFARHFLQLGRLSRAFDRLLLALMAGGALVMVLAVTLRYGVALRMATVLALLFTVSVFSAGVYAWWRGVRVARWFIIAWSAFLLGGLVNTLMVLGYLPNLFITMYASQLGSALEVALLSLALADRINSLREEQARTLRETGRTLEQLNQQLAHSNRLKDEFLATVTHELRTPMNGVIGSLELLHTLPMSAEQAQYHRTATGSAQDMMAMVDDILILTELQAGRLRRHGVPFSLRRLLQELRAGYAGQALAKGLYLSLDIPADLPDSLIGDPQKLARCLACLVDNGLKFSHQGGVTVQARGRLVAPDSLALSITVSDSGIGFEDLDQAVLYQRFFQVDGSMTRRYGGLGIGLSICRQLGELIGAKLAHESTPGLGSRFELSLALDVTQVQVPPSRVVQGPQRL, from the coding sequence ATGCGCTATTTGCTGATTGTGCTTCTGGGCTGCTTGCCCATGTTCGCCGGGGCGGTCGATTTCGACGACGCCACCGGGCGCCTGCCGCTGGGGCGGCACATGCAGGTCTTCGAAGACACCGACGGCAGTGCCAGCATCGCCCAGGTCAGTTCCCCCGCGTTCGCCAGCCGCTTCCACGCGCACCCCTACGACGTGCTCAACGCCGGTTACTCGACCTCGGTGTTCTGGCTGCGCATCGATCTGCAATACAACGCCACCCCCACCGCCAAGCCGCGCCAGTGGCTGCTGGAGCTGGCCTACCCGCCGCTGGATCACCTCGAGCTGTACCTGCCTGACGCCGAGGGCGGCTATCGCCTGGCCGGGCGTACCGGCGACGCGCTGCCCTACGCCAGCCGGCAGATCCGCCAGAACAACTACCTGTTCGAGTTGCCGTTTGAACCCGGCCAGGCGACCACCGCCTACCTGCGCCTGCACAGCCAGGGTTCGGTACAGGCGCCGCTGACGCTGTGGTCGGCCGAAGCCTACATGGAAGACCAGCCCACCCGCCTGTACGTGCTGGGCATGATCTACGGCGTACTGCTGGTGATGCTGGTGTACAACCTGTTCATCTACCTCAGCGTGCGCGATGTCAGCTACCTCTACTACATCCTCTATATCGCCTCGTTCGGCCTGTACCAGGTGTCGGTCAACGGCGCCGGCATCGCCTATTTCTGGCCCGACAGCCCGTGGTGGGCGAATGCCTCGACGCCGCTGTTCATTGGTGCTGCCGGGCTGTTCGGCTGCCAGTTCGCCCGCCACTTCCTGCAACTGGGGCGGCTGAGCCGGGCCTTCGACCGCCTGCTGCTGGCGCTGATGGCCGGTGGCGCGCTGGTGATGGTGCTGGCGGTGACCCTGCGCTATGGCGTGGCGCTGCGCATGGCCACGGTGCTGGCGCTGCTGTTCACCGTGAGCGTGTTCAGCGCCGGGGTGTATGCCTGGTGGCGCGGGGTGCGGGTGGCGCGCTGGTTCATCATCGCCTGGAGCGCCTTCCTGCTTGGCGGGCTGGTCAACACCCTGATGGTGCTCGGTTACCTGCCCAACCTGTTCATCACCATGTATGCCAGCCAGTTGGGTTCGGCGCTGGAGGTGGCTTTGCTGTCGCTGGCCCTGGCCGACCGCATCAACAGCCTGCGTGAAGAGCAGGCGCGCACCCTGCGTGAAACCGGCCGCACCCTGGAGCAGTTGAACCAGCAACTGGCCCACAGCAACCGCCTCAAGGACGAGTTCCTGGCCACCGTCACCCATGAACTGCGCACGCCGATGAACGGTGTTATCGGCTCGCTGGAGCTGCTGCACACCCTGCCGATGAGCGCCGAACAGGCGCAGTACCATCGCACCGCCACGGGCTCGGCCCAGGACATGATGGCGATGGTCGACGACATCCTCATCCTCACTGAACTGCAAGCCGGGCGCCTGCGCCGGCATGGCGTGCCGTTCAGCCTGCGCCGGCTGCTGCAGGAGCTGCGCGCAGGCTATGCCGGCCAGGCCCTGGCCAAGGGCCTGTACCTGAGCCTGGACATCCCCGCCGACCTGCCTGACAGCCTGATCGGCGACCCGCAAAAACTGGCGCGCTGCCTGGCCTGCCTGGTAGACAACGGCCTGAAGTTCAGCCACCAGGGTGGCGTTACCGTGCAGGCCCGCGGGCGTTTGGTGGCACCGGACTCGCTGGCCCTGAGCATCACCGTGAGCGACAGCGGCATCGGCTTCGAGGACCTCGACCAGGCCGTGCTGTACCAGCGCTTCTTCCAGGTCGATGGTTCGATGACCCGCCGTTACGGCGGGCTGGGTATCGGCCTGTCGATCTGCCGCCAGCTGGGTGAGTTGATCGGCGCCAAGCTTGCCCATGAGTCGACGCCAGGCCTTGGCAGCCGCTTCGAGCTGAGCCTGGCGCTGGACGTGACCCAGGTGCAGGTGCCGCCGAGTCGGGTGGTGCAGGGGCCGCAGCGGTTGTAG
- a CDS encoding acyl-CoA dehydrogenase family protein, whose product MNLHPFAETHEVTNQPPPLDGANLYRLDQPLQEWARRCGAGWAESRIDAYGALAGGPLMAAGFLANAHKPEFASHDRYGHRIDLVSFHPAYHELMRTAVEHGLPSLPWAEPRAGAHVARAAMTYLHSQAEAGSGCPLTMTFAAVPALRLQPELAGYWLPKVLSREYDPRNIGDRHKAGVTIGMAMTEKQGGTDVRANTTRAYPVGAPGPGQPYELVGHKWFCSAPMCDAFLTLAQTDKGLSCFLLPRHRPDDGRNQFYIQRLKNKLGNCSNASSEVEFRGALAWMVGEEGRGVPTIIEMVAMTRFDCMVGSSALMRQALTQAAHHCAHRKVGGRLLAEQPLMQNVLADLALESEAALALSLRMGQALDQLDDPQQAYFARLVTAVGKYWICKRAPGMINEAAECLGGAGYVEDSILPRLYREAPVNSTWEGSGNVQCLDVLRALSKEPGVLDALFAELGDGHGDPRLAAFIGNLKGAFADTGDIQYRARQLTEDIALALQAKLLLEAGNATVSDAFIGSRLAGGGRAYGALPRGVDVEALVARATPVWVG is encoded by the coding sequence ATGAACCTGCACCCGTTCGCCGAGACCCACGAGGTCACCAACCAGCCGCCGCCCCTCGACGGCGCCAACCTGTACCGCCTCGACCAACCCCTGCAAGAGTGGGCACGGCGCTGCGGCGCCGGCTGGGCCGAGTCGCGGATCGACGCCTACGGTGCCCTGGCCGGCGGCCCGTTGATGGCTGCGGGGTTTCTGGCCAATGCCCACAAGCCCGAGTTCGCCAGCCACGACCGCTACGGCCACCGCATCGACCTGGTGAGCTTTCACCCCGCCTACCACGAACTGATGCGCACCGCCGTCGAACACGGCCTGCCGTCGCTGCCCTGGGCCGAACCGCGCGCCGGCGCCCACGTCGCCCGCGCTGCCATGACCTACCTGCACAGCCAGGCCGAAGCCGGCAGCGGCTGCCCGCTGACCATGACCTTCGCCGCCGTGCCGGCCCTGCGCCTGCAGCCGGAGCTGGCCGGCTACTGGTTGCCCAAGGTGCTCAGCCGCGAATACGACCCGCGCAACATCGGTGACCGGCACAAGGCCGGGGTGACCATCGGCATGGCCATGACCGAGAAGCAGGGCGGCACCGATGTGCGTGCCAACACTACCCGCGCCTACCCGGTAGGCGCGCCGGGCCCCGGCCAGCCCTACGAACTGGTGGGGCACAAGTGGTTCTGCTCGGCGCCGATGTGCGACGCCTTCCTGACCCTGGCGCAGACCGACAAGGGCCTGAGCTGCTTCCTGCTGCCGCGTCACCGGCCGGACGACGGGCGCAACCAGTTCTACATCCAGCGCCTGAAGAACAAGCTGGGCAACTGCTCCAACGCTTCCAGCGAAGTGGAGTTTCGCGGCGCCCTGGCCTGGATGGTGGGCGAGGAGGGCCGCGGCGTGCCGACCATCATCGAGATGGTGGCCATGACCCGCTTCGACTGCATGGTCGGCTCCAGCGCCCTGATGCGTCAGGCCCTGACCCAGGCGGCCCACCACTGTGCCCACCGCAAGGTCGGCGGCCGGCTGCTGGCCGAGCAGCCCCTCATGCAGAACGTACTCGCCGACCTGGCCCTGGAAAGCGAGGCGGCCCTGGCCCTGAGCCTGCGCATGGGCCAGGCGCTGGACCAACTGGACGACCCGCAGCAGGCGTACTTCGCCCGCCTGGTGACGGCGGTGGGCAAGTACTGGATTTGCAAGCGCGCCCCCGGGATGATCAACGAGGCCGCCGAGTGCCTGGGCGGTGCCGGCTACGTCGAAGACAGCATCCTGCCGCGGCTGTACCGCGAGGCACCGGTCAACTCCACCTGGGAGGGCTCGGGCAACGTGCAGTGCCTGGACGTGCTGCGCGCGCTGTCGAAAGAGCCCGGGGTGCTCGATGCGTTGTTCGCCGAGCTTGGCGATGGCCACGGCGACCCGCGCCTGGCGGCGTTCATCGGCAACCTCAAGGGCGCCTTCGCCGACACCGGCGACATCCAGTACCGCGCCCGCCAGCTGACCGAGGATATCGCCCTGGCGCTGCAGGCCAAGCTGCTGCTGGAGGCCGGCAATGCGACGGTCAGCGATGCCTTCATCGGCAGCCGCCTGGCCGGCGGCGGGCGAGCCTACGGCGCATTGCCGCGCGGGGTGGATGTCGAGGCCCTGGTGGCCCGCGCCACGCCCGTGTGGGTCGGATGA